The DNA region CTTAGTATCTGGCAGCTTGTTCTCTTTTTTCAAGTGGTGGAAACCATAATAAAGAGCACGCTAAAGCGAAGTCAAGATTTACTACACTGTATGTCTGATATCACCTCATAACACTGTCGCTCTAATGTAGCTACTTCTAAGATACTTTCAGACGTGTACTTTCAGACTGTAATACTTTCAGATTGTAATATCTGACTCCTTAACACTCCATTTCGATTTAGGCTAACCTTTTGGACAAATACAGTATGACGTGTATGGCACATTAACAGTACTTTAAATCTCTTGCGTATGCGTCTATGAAGAGTTTGTtagttacagtacattcacacatatgAAAGCTACGCATAGTTCATGCGGCGGGTTATTTTGTTTGAAAAAACCCGACTGTAGCCTATAAATAAGGGTGGAAGAAAATCATTCGTGACGCAGTTACTGGAAAGGATTGGAGCTTTACCATGACTGGGTGGTGCTTTTGAAGTGCGAGGCGGTCGCGAACAGTGTACGCTCTGGCCCAGTTCACTTAAGGTGAATGTGCGACCCTAACTGAACCTGCCGgaagaataaaaacaaagagCCTGGCTATGAGATCGAGCCCACGACTAGCAGAAACCAGTAGGCTACGGTCGCACTGAGAGCAGCTGGCAACGATCGTCTACATACCGTGGacttttgtttaatttttttgtattttttaagaATTTTTTCTTGATGTGCAACAGTTTTAAACTGATACAAAGTGATGCTGTAAGTACAATAACACCATAAAGGCAACGGATCTATTCAGGTAAGACAGGCTTTGGTATAACATTTTTGAATGCTTTTAAAATATGATCTACTGTAAAATTGTTCAATTAGTGTCATTAGTGAAGATTTAAAACTTTCGTTATGTCTCAGGTGACTAGATCAAATTGTGTGTCTCCTTTCATTCATTGTCAGACTATCAATTTGTTGATATATACCTGCCAAAATGTTTacattgcatgtgaatgtgCATCACGTTCAGTTTTTCAATGAAACAATGATGCGGTTTTTATTGATTTTGTAGAAAGGAGATGTAGCCTAGACTGACTAATTTACGCTCAGTCAGACGTGCAACTGAATGAAGTCTATCGACTTCACATTGGCGACCCGCATTTGTCACTGACAGTATAAATCACTTGTTGTGTCTCTTAAGTGAAAAAAAGCCCAGGGGTTTAGCTTTACACACACGTCTTTACATTAGTTATTTATCCGGAAAAAGTAGATTTCCTTCGCAAGTAATCTTCAACTTCATACCACTCTCACTTTAACATTACTGCGCGTAAAGACGGATTTCCTTATATTTGCTCTGATATTCCTCGTCTATGAGGCTGTTGCATAACATTATGTTGTTATCTTATATAAGCTTTAGGCTAAACAAATCTTAAtgaccatctctctccctcactgtcttTTCATTTTTCTGTCACTAGGTGGAGGCATTGTCAAAAAGGAGGCACATCAGCAGTCAACAGAGGTTGCCGTATCCATGACTATGACATTGACTGGACCACCGGTGATGGGAGAGCAGGTTGGTGTGCTCCGAGAACTTGGAGGCAACTGCTCCTCTCCTTTGAGCAGAGGCATGCTGGGATCAGCTGGGGAAGTGGAAGGAGCGTTGTCCTTCACAGACGAGGCCGTGTCCATCCTCACGTCCAGCAGCATGCTGGTCCGCTCTTTACTGGGCCGCTCCTCCGGGCTGAAGCACAAGGAGAGCCTGAGCCCCAACAGCCTGCGGCGCAAGCGCGAGTTCATCCCGGACGAGAGCAAAGACGACAGCTACTGGGACAAGCGCCGGAAGAACAACGAGGCGGCCAAGCGCTCGCGCGAGAAGCGGCGCGTCGGCGACATGGTGCTGGAGAACCGCGTCATGGCGCTGCTGGAGGAGAACGCGCGCCTGCGGGCCGAGCTGCTGGCGCTCAAGTACCGCTTCGGACTGGTCAAGGACCACGGCGACGCGCCCACCGCGCCCCTGTCGGTCACCCCCTGTGCCCAGGTCTCCGCGCCCGCCACCACCCCAcgctactaccaccactacccaactcCTGCGCCCGCCgttcagcagcaccaccaccgccagGCCCTGCCACCCCAGCACGCGGGAGCCTACGGCGCACGAGGGGCGCGCGACAGCCACAGCGCGGCGGAGGACTCCGGCTTCTCCACGTCGGGCAGCTCCAGCGTCAGCAGCCCTGTGTTCTTCGACCACGGCCCCGCCGACATGAGCAAGGCGTCGCCCCGCGTCCCCGGGGAGGGGCAGGGCTACGAGCCGCAGCCGGCGCCCGACGGAGAGACGCTGGCGGGGGGCAACGGCCTCGGCGAGGCGGGCCGGAGGGGGGAGTGCGGGGCGGAGTACATGAAGAGTCTCCCGCACAAGCTGCGCTTCAAGGTGCCCGGCGCCAACGAGGGCCCGGAGACGACGCAGACGCAGGGGGACACCTGGAACTGCCCCGCACCGCCCACACACAGGGACTCCGGCGGCGAGCAGCCCAGGGGTCAGTACGGCTACGGGGCGTCCGACGGGCACACAgcctggcagcagcagcaccagcaccaccaccaccatcacccccgtGAGCAGCCTCAGCCCGGCCTCTTCCCCAGCGGGTACCACCCCACAGCCCCACAGCCCCACACAGACTCcacgccgcagcagcagcagcagcagcagcaggacaaCAGCGCTCTGCGCTCGCAGCTCAGCTGCCTGAGTGTGGAGGTGGCCCAGCTCAAGAAGCTGCTCTCCCACCAGCTGCTCTCCAAGCTGAGCTGAAGCGTGGGCATAGGGCCCTGCCACCCACCCGCCTACCTCACCACCGCAGAGAGCACCTCAGGACACTATAGCAGGAACGGACAGGTCACGGGGTCACGGGGTCACGGGGTCGCCCACCCCTCCTGTCCTCAGGTGTGCTTCTGTGTCTCCACTctgtactgtgtactgtgtttcAATCCGCCCTGGGCCGCCTGCCCTACAGTCTCTGTAACTGTGATCAGTTTGTAAATGGGCTGTAAATCACGTTCCCGCTGTAATCAGATGTGCTGAGCACTGTGACTGGTCCCTGGGTGGGGCCTCAGTATTGGTCTCCATCACTGGGATTTCACTGACCACAATAACTGTGCATTCCATGAAACCCTGTGTTGCTGTCAACATTAAACTGAAGCCTTACTGaatctgtaggctacatggtcACATCAGTATATTACCAAGAAGTATTCTCTTTTTCAGTATCTTAGACatatattttgttcactgccaGCAAGCCCAAGAAAGAAAGTATTACTTTGAATTGTTTCAAAATCCGTATCAGTTTATTTTTTGTGCATGAACCTCATCAATATGAAAAAAGCTAGAGATCTAATATTGGGGGAAATCTCAGCTTGAACAGGTTAGTTTGAAACACTGAACCCTTTTCACATGCACAGTGGTGGAGCTATAGCAACATCATCATCTTTATCAGCTTGGATACAAGTCCAATTACACTGCTAAGCAAATCCATCTGTTTgcactgtttttctttctataCATTTAACAAATACTGTAAATTGTGATACTGTTTCATGTGACATTTTGTTCTAAATAAATGTTAAATATGAAACGGTTGTCCCATTTAATTCGCAACCTCCCTATGAAGTTGATGCAGAACTGTTCATTGTTAATGGCATCACAAACATCACAAAATATAGTTTCTAAGGTAATCATGAGTATAAACCTATTGATAACATGCAACATGATATGAACAAGTTTTGACTTTCTAAGTCTTAGGCTACTGTCCTGATCTAAGTCAAGCTAGTCTAGGATTGTGTTGAGTATAGGGACTAGGAAGCCTATTGAATGATTTTGGTTTAAATGTGACATTGAACTATGGTATTTTGCAAGTGTGATGAACTGTCTTTTGCTAGTGTGACGAACTGTCTTTCAATAGTTAAGTGGTTTTTACTCCCTGCGCATCCAATGTTGATCAAGGAGAGCCATTCACAAAGTCAGCGTTTCAAGAGCTATTTTAAGCTGCATAGGGAAGGTTATTGATTCACAACCTTATTCTTGCTGATCAAGGGAAATGTTTCAGCTTCAGTCAGAGACAACGAGAAGGCGACTAGAAAACAGAATAAGCTCTTGTTATCGAAAAATCTCTTCGGATTGCTCTATATTCCTCCGTGTGTGCAATATTTACAGTCACGTTCGATGTTTCACCGCAATTTCACCTTTGTCCGCAACACGCCTTTCCAATTGCAACCCCTCAACACTAGAGGGCGCTGAAATATCTGTACATATTGAGACCCCTTTCTccagaaaacaaacaatggGTGGAGTGGTTTTATGTTTGTCACTATATTTCACTTTTCCTGTCTCTAGTAAACATGCATTtctgtaggctatattttgCATCATTCAGAACCAACATCAAATTGATCTGAAATTCCCCAAAGTCCCCTTGAAATGTGTATCATTTGAATAAAACTGTGAAATTAAAAtaaacatcacatcacatttgtCAATGGACTTGAAGCATATGGATAGGCGCATTCCtctggaaaagtgtgtgtcttaCTCTACCTAACTACATAATGAACCCCAATGCAAGGGCCTGCCTAAACACCTCAGCACAGCAG from Sardina pilchardus chromosome 1, fSarPil1.1, whole genome shotgun sequence includes:
- the nfil3-3 gene encoding nuclear factor, interleukin 3 regulated, member 3 — translated: MTMTLTGPPVMGEQVGVLRELGGNCSSPLSRGMLGSAGEVEGALSFTDEAVSILTSSSMLVRSLLGRSSGLKHKESLSPNSLRRKREFIPDESKDDSYWDKRRKNNEAAKRSREKRRVGDMVLENRVMALLEENARLRAELLALKYRFGLVKDHGDAPTAPLSVTPCAQVSAPATTPRYYHHYPTPAPAVQQHHHRQALPPQHAGAYGARGARDSHSAAEDSGFSTSGSSSVSSPVFFDHGPADMSKASPRVPGEGQGYEPQPAPDGETLAGGNGLGEAGRRGECGAEYMKSLPHKLRFKVPGANEGPETTQTQGDTWNCPAPPTHRDSGGEQPRGQYGYGASDGHTAWQQQHQHHHHHHPREQPQPGLFPSGYHPTAPQPHTDSTPQQQQQQQQDNSALRSQLSCLSVEVAQLKKLLSHQLLSKLS